A section of the Dehalobacter sp. DCM genome encodes:
- a CDS encoding sigma-54-dependent Fis family transcriptional regulator — MDPQPKPDTHVFLDMTPMSHTPERWKGIIQCKKDFLEKGIDPTVSPYVSQEVANSWIRSRNYGLTAESMLAAPSITAIELESLYLENSDLISIALPLIDSYKPLLTESGYIVSLTNDRGVILYRSGNTTLVDRFGDHVALGTIWNESTIGTCAHVLSMIHQKPMTLLGPENFPSILQSDISSAAPIFDSTGNTIAVLTLVQKLGEDPWQEDYHKLQLHTLGWVTSMAMAIKSQLNLKYNTMKYESTNTALQTAIKLLTEGIIIISAEGTIQHINALATQVIDEDAESAIGKNIREYLVKDNPLDDLLRKNQYIEAVDIGVRKADGYQTYRFTIQPFSSDQQTGGIVIRINNLEKTDRVVSAGTGSKTIFDFDSIKGESTQIAQTRDLAKRFASSTANILILGESGTGKELFAQAIHNYIAPTGPFIVLNCAAIPNNLIESELFGYESGAFTGAKKYGNPGKIELAQGGTLFLDEIGEMPVELQTVLLRVLEDKQVIRIGGNKYRTVDFRLIAATNKDLESMIHTHQFRQDLYYRLSVLKIKIPSLCNRGVDVIFLAKYFIIKHCRTGKLPQLSTDTEVELLRYAWPGNVRQLESAIIYALSISDGDVILPKHLPEEILNNHPVQNQYEKTLVSYEKQVGTNSVPIEELSHVLSIKEAERIVMMNALKKADKDICIAAKLLDVSKSTLYRKLKILGIDV, encoded by the coding sequence ATGGATCCACAGCCCAAACCGGATACCCATGTTTTTTTGGATATGACGCCGATGTCCCACACGCCAGAACGATGGAAGGGGATTATTCAATGTAAAAAAGACTTTCTGGAAAAAGGGATAGATCCGACAGTATCGCCTTATGTGAGCCAGGAAGTCGCAAATTCCTGGATTCGTTCTCGGAACTACGGCCTGACGGCAGAGTCGATGTTAGCAGCGCCGTCGATAACAGCCATTGAATTGGAATCGCTTTATCTGGAAAATTCGGATCTTATAAGCATCGCATTGCCGTTGATTGACAGTTATAAACCATTGCTCACAGAGTCAGGCTACATCGTGTCATTAACCAACGATCGAGGGGTTATTCTTTACCGCAGCGGAAACACCACGTTAGTTGACCGTTTCGGCGATCATGTTGCTCTTGGGACGATTTGGAATGAATCGACAATCGGGACATGTGCTCATGTCTTATCAATGATCCACCAAAAGCCAATGACTCTTTTAGGCCCTGAAAATTTCCCTTCGATCCTGCAAAGTGATATTTCTTCTGCTGCGCCAATCTTCGACAGCACAGGAAATACGATTGCCGTACTCACATTAGTACAGAAACTGGGTGAAGATCCTTGGCAGGAAGATTATCACAAATTGCAGCTTCATACGCTGGGATGGGTCACATCTATGGCAATGGCGATCAAATCTCAGCTGAATCTGAAATATAACACAATGAAGTATGAAAGTACGAATACGGCTTTACAAACGGCGATTAAACTGTTGACGGAAGGAATTATCATTATCAGCGCTGAGGGCACAATTCAGCATATCAATGCTTTAGCAACCCAAGTTATCGATGAGGATGCGGAATCCGCAATTGGCAAAAATATTCGAGAATATTTGGTGAAAGACAACCCGTTGGATGATCTTTTGCGAAAAAACCAATATATTGAAGCCGTTGATATTGGTGTTCGCAAAGCGGACGGTTATCAGACCTATCGTTTTACAATCCAGCCGTTCTCTTCCGATCAACAGACCGGTGGTATCGTCATCCGGATTAACAATCTCGAAAAAACGGATCGAGTTGTTTCTGCCGGTACAGGCTCAAAGACAATTTTTGATTTTGACAGCATTAAAGGGGAAAGTACGCAGATAGCCCAAACTAGAGATTTAGCCAAGCGCTTTGCTTCCTCTACGGCCAATATTCTTATTCTAGGTGAAAGCGGAACTGGTAAAGAATTGTTTGCGCAAGCAATCCATAATTACATCGCACCGACAGGCCCGTTTATCGTTTTAAACTGCGCGGCAATACCCAATAACTTGATTGAAAGCGAATTATTCGGATATGAAAGCGGTGCTTTTACCGGAGCAAAAAAATACGGCAATCCGGGGAAAATCGAACTGGCGCAAGGAGGCACGCTTTTTCTGGATGAAATCGGCGAGATGCCCGTTGAACTACAAACGGTATTGCTCCGCGTCCTGGAAGATAAACAAGTGATACGTATCGGCGGCAATAAATACCGAACGGTTGATTTTAGACTGATTGCAGCAACAAATAAAGACCTGGAGTCCATGATACACACTCACCAGTTCAGGCAGGACCTATATTATCGTCTTTCTGTTCTTAAAATCAAAATTCCGTCCCTATGTAACCGTGGAGTGGATGTTATTTTTCTGGCAAAGTATTTTATTATCAAACACTGTCGGACGGGAAAACTGCCCCAGCTCAGCACGGATACAGAGGTTGAACTGCTCAGATATGCTTGGCCGGGGAACGTCAGACAGCTGGAAAGTGCCATTATATATGCACTGAGTATCTCTGACGGCGATGTCATTCTACCTAAACATTTACCCGAGGAAATTTTAAACAATCACCCGGTTCAAAATCAATATGAAAAAACCCTAGTAAGTTATGAAAAGCAAGTAGGGACCAATTCAGTACCGATAGAAGAATTAAGTCATGTCCTTTCGATTAAAGAAGCAGAAAGAATCGTTATGATGAACGCTCTAAAAAAGGCTGATAAGGATATTTGCATCGCCGCAAAATTGTTAGATGTAAGCAAATCCACGTTATATCGCAAATTAAAAATACTCGGAATTGATGTGTGA
- a CDS encoding adenylosuccinate synthase, which translates to MAAVVLIGTQWGDEGKGKITDFLAEKADMVVRYQGGNNAGHTVVIGKETFKLHLIPSGIFYSEKVCVIGNGVVIDPKVLIEELDYLDNRGVKTSNLKISSSAHVIMPYHRILDALEEESKGDKKIGTTKRGIGPAYKDKASRTGIRISDFLDKEDLAAKLQDNLKEKNLLITKIYGHEPLKYEDVLEECLMYAERIRPYVVDASLEINNCLADGKKVLFEGAQGTLLDLDHGTYPYVTSSNPIAGGACVGAGVGPTRISKVVGVVKAYTTRVGEGPFPTELTCQMGELIREKGGEYGTTTGRPRRCGWLDVVIMRYAVRVSGISDFAFTKLDVLTGIESLKICTGYRYQGQILREFPQSLKVLAECEAIYEEMPGWQEDLTGITEYAQLPVQAQNYIQRFEELTGVSVTMLAVGPGRDQTIVRGDIF; encoded by the coding sequence TTGGCGGCAGTCGTACTTATCGGCACCCAATGGGGTGATGAAGGAAAAGGCAAAATAACGGATTTTCTTGCAGAGAAAGCCGACATGGTGGTCAGATATCAAGGCGGAAACAATGCCGGCCACACCGTTGTGATCGGTAAAGAAACGTTTAAACTTCATCTGATTCCATCCGGTATCTTTTATTCGGAGAAAGTCTGTGTCATAGGAAACGGCGTGGTTATCGACCCTAAGGTCTTAATCGAAGAACTGGATTATCTGGATAATCGCGGTGTAAAAACATCAAATCTCAAGATCAGTAGCAGTGCGCATGTGATCATGCCATACCATCGTATATTAGATGCACTGGAAGAAGAATCCAAGGGCGATAAAAAGATCGGAACAACAAAACGCGGGATTGGACCGGCATATAAGGACAAGGCGTCCCGTACCGGGATCCGCATTTCAGACTTCTTGGATAAAGAGGATTTAGCTGCAAAGCTTCAGGATAATCTGAAGGAAAAAAATCTGCTGATTACGAAAATATATGGCCACGAACCGCTGAAATATGAAGACGTACTTGAAGAGTGTCTAATGTATGCCGAGCGAATCCGTCCCTACGTTGTCGATGCTTCGCTGGAGATAAATAATTGCCTGGCTGACGGTAAAAAAGTACTGTTTGAAGGCGCCCAGGGTACATTACTGGATTTGGATCATGGCACATATCCTTATGTAACGTCATCCAATCCAATTGCCGGCGGAGCCTGTGTCGGCGCTGGGGTGGGACCTACCCGAATCAGTAAGGTTGTGGGGGTTGTCAAAGCCTATACGACCCGAGTCGGAGAAGGCCCCTTTCCCACGGAATTGACCTGTCAAATGGGTGAGTTGATTAGAGAAAAAGGCGGCGAATACGGGACAACAACCGGTCGTCCGCGTCGCTGTGGTTGGTTGGATGTTGTGATTATGCGCTACGCAGTTCGGGTCAGCGGCATATCTGATTTTGCATTTACCAAACTGGATGTGCTTACCGGAATAGAGTCACTAAAAATATGTACCGGCTATCGCTATCAAGGCCAAATTTTACGTGAATTTCCGCAAAGTCTGAAGGTATTAGCTGAATGCGAAGCCATATATGAAGAAATGCCCGGCTGGCAGGAAGACCTGACGGGGATTACCGAGTATGCGCAGCTGCCTGTTCAAGCCCAAAATTATATCCAACGTTTTGAAGAACTGACCGGTGTTTCTGTGACGATGCTTGCGGTCGGCCCCGGACGGGACCAGACCATCGTCAGAGGCGATATCTTTTAA
- the dnaB gene encoding replicative DNA helicase, with product MELLKVPPHNLDAEQAVLGSLMLDSQKASTVFEILFPEDFYRDANKIIYQVIRDIFEKGDPVDLVTVAEGLRQSGKLESVGGIGTISQIAGAVPSAANVEHYARIVAEKALLRQLIRIAGYIAEKGYETGEEALGLLEEAERLIIEISQKKSKEGFVTIRSILLKTFDKIEYLYANKGNLTGVPTHFRELDRITSGWQSSDLVIIAARPSMGKTALVLNMAQNAAVKSKIPVAVFSLEMSKEQLVQRMLCSEAMVDQQRVRTGELLDADWPKLTQAVGPLSDAPIFIDDTVGISLAELRSKARRLKMEYGLGIIIIDYLQLMTVGKKMESRQQEVAQISRGLKGVARELSVPVIALSQLNRGVEQRQDKRPIMSDLLESGSIEADADVISFIYRDEYYHPDSEKKGIAEIIIAKHRNGPVGTVELGYLKEFTKFVNLDRNYN from the coding sequence ATGGAACTTCTGAAAGTTCCTCCTCATAATCTTGATGCTGAGCAGGCCGTGTTGGGGTCTTTAATGCTGGATTCCCAGAAGGCCAGTACCGTGTTCGAGATTCTATTTCCGGAGGATTTTTACCGCGATGCCAATAAAATTATTTATCAAGTAATCAGGGATATCTTTGAAAAAGGCGACCCCGTTGATCTTGTCACGGTAGCCGAAGGGCTTCGTCAATCCGGAAAGCTTGAAAGCGTCGGTGGTATTGGGACGATTTCTCAGATAGCCGGCGCTGTTCCGTCTGCAGCTAATGTAGAACACTACGCGCGTATCGTTGCTGAAAAAGCCTTGCTTCGTCAGCTGATCCGAATTGCCGGTTATATAGCAGAAAAAGGTTATGAGACTGGCGAGGAAGCACTCGGTTTACTCGAAGAAGCCGAAAGACTCATCATTGAGATTTCTCAGAAGAAATCTAAAGAAGGGTTTGTCACGATCAGAAGCATCTTGCTGAAGACGTTTGATAAAATAGAATACCTCTATGCCAATAAAGGTAATTTAACAGGTGTACCCACTCATTTCAGGGAACTTGACCGTATCACATCGGGTTGGCAGTCTTCGGATCTGGTGATTATCGCCGCCAGGCCATCAATGGGAAAAACAGCCTTAGTATTGAATATGGCTCAAAATGCAGCAGTAAAATCGAAAATACCTGTTGCCGTGTTCAGTCTGGAAATGTCCAAAGAACAGTTAGTGCAGCGTATGCTCTGTTCTGAAGCGATGGTAGATCAACAAAGAGTTCGGACCGGCGAGCTACTCGATGCCGACTGGCCAAAGCTGACACAGGCTGTCGGACCGTTGTCGGATGCCCCGATATTTATCGATGATACCGTCGGCATATCCTTAGCTGAACTTCGGTCCAAAGCCCGAAGGCTAAAAATGGAATACGGTCTAGGCATCATCATCATTGATTATCTTCAGCTCATGACTGTTGGCAAAAAAATGGAAAGCCGTCAGCAGGAGGTGGCCCAAATATCCAGAGGTCTGAAAGGGGTTGCCAGGGAGTTATCCGTACCGGTTATCGCCCTTTCTCAGCTTAATCGCGGCGTTGAGCAACGTCAGGATAAGCGTCCGATCATGTCCGACCTCCTGGAATCCGGTTCTATTGAAGCGGATGCTGATGTCATTTCCTTCATCTATCGCGATGAATATTATCATCCGGATTCTGAGAAAAAGGGCATTGCAGAAATTATTATTGCCAAGCATCGTAATGGTCCTGTAGGAACAGTCGAACTGGGCTATCTGAAGGAATTCACCAAGTTTGTCAATCTCGACAGGAATTATAATTAA
- the lonC gene encoding Lon family ATP-dependent protease, translating to MKSLLKKFIRQDSPDNPQESADSVESMSEFLTLEVDALYVVLSNLYGTDKLILKASKLEALPLMRSERLEDRIVGLQKLVNDDPTDKPLPDLADIPNILQEIEAQIAEVVAKRSVEDRLNQAVQEKMQERHEEYIKEIKTQVLKETSGPENAQTLRKLAQLEKMNATRPVSSAIEVLRPRTPEEIIGQEKALQALLAKLATPFPQHILIYGPPGVGKTSAARVALETVKEFPDSPFGKDAPFIEVDGTTLRWDPRDVTNPLLGSVHDPIYQGAKRDLADTGIPEPKLGLVNDAHTGVLFIDEIGEMDPTLLNKLLKVLEDKRVNFESSYYDPLDPQIPLYIKKVFEEGVPADFVLIGATTREPQDLNPALRSRCAEVYFEPLEPEHIKHIVRQAAEKLGVCLDENVPEIISEYMIEGRKSNSILLDAYGLARFRNPGQKQIIINEEDVREVLRSARLTPFVQKRVSEASDIGRILGLGVAGFLGSVLEIEVKVFNAETGKGSIRFNETAGSMARDAVFNAAAVIRSLTGEDVKNYDLHVNVVGGGRIDGPSAGLATTMAIYSALKKQPLKGNVAVTGEISIQGRVRPVGGIYEKIFGAKQAGVHTVIIPKENLEEVPSGLRGIEVIAVENIEEAIKIAAAE from the coding sequence GTGAAAAGCTTACTAAAGAAATTTATCCGTCAGGATAGTCCGGATAATCCACAGGAAAGCGCAGACAGCGTGGAAAGTATGAGTGAGTTTCTGACACTTGAAGTTGATGCGCTTTACGTGGTTCTTTCTAACTTATATGGAACGGATAAGCTAATATTAAAGGCCAGTAAGTTAGAGGCGTTGCCTTTAATGCGTTCTGAACGGTTGGAGGATAGAATCGTCGGACTTCAGAAGTTAGTCAATGATGATCCGACAGACAAGCCGCTTCCGGATTTGGCGGATATTCCAAACATCCTGCAGGAAATCGAAGCACAAATCGCTGAAGTTGTTGCCAAGCGCTCTGTCGAAGATCGCCTGAATCAGGCAGTGCAGGAAAAAATGCAGGAACGGCATGAAGAGTATATCAAGGAAATCAAAACCCAGGTCCTCAAAGAAACGAGCGGTCCAGAAAATGCGCAGACACTTCGTAAACTCGCTCAATTAGAAAAAATGAATGCGACGCGGCCAGTTTCCTCTGCGATCGAAGTGCTGCGCCCGCGTACACCGGAGGAGATCATCGGCCAGGAGAAAGCACTGCAGGCTCTTTTGGCTAAACTGGCAACACCTTTTCCCCAGCATATATTGATTTATGGACCTCCCGGCGTTGGAAAAACCTCTGCGGCCAGAGTAGCCTTGGAGACAGTAAAAGAATTCCCCGATTCGCCATTCGGTAAAGATGCTCCATTTATCGAAGTGGACGGTACAACGTTGCGGTGGGATCCACGTGACGTCACCAATCCCCTTCTGGGATCAGTGCATGATCCCATTTATCAGGGAGCAAAACGCGATCTGGCAGATACTGGGATTCCGGAACCCAAACTCGGACTTGTAAATGATGCCCATACCGGTGTGCTTTTTATTGATGAAATTGGGGAGATGGATCCGACTCTTTTGAACAAACTGCTTAAGGTCTTGGAAGATAAACGCGTTAATTTTGAATCATCATATTATGATCCGCTCGATCCTCAAATCCCGCTATATATCAAGAAAGTATTTGAGGAAGGCGTACCTGCGGATTTTGTTCTTATCGGTGCAACGACGCGGGAACCGCAGGATTTAAATCCGGCGCTGCGTTCTCGTTGTGCGGAAGTTTATTTTGAACCATTGGAACCGGAACATATTAAACATATCGTTCGTCAGGCTGCAGAAAAACTCGGGGTCTGTCTGGATGAAAATGTCCCGGAAATCATCAGCGAATACATGATTGAGGGTAGAAAGTCTAACAGCATTCTCTTGGATGCTTATGGTTTGGCTCGATTCCGTAATCCCGGGCAAAAGCAAATTATCATTAACGAAGAAGATGTTCGTGAGGTGCTGCGATCAGCTAGGCTCACTCCGTTTGTTCAGAAACGGGTTTCCGAAGCGAGTGACATCGGCCGAATTCTTGGGCTGGGTGTTGCCGGGTTCCTGGGATCAGTTTTAGAAATCGAAGTTAAGGTATTCAATGCCGAGACCGGTAAGGGTAGTATTCGTTTTAACGAGACAGCCGGTTCCATGGCTCGAGACGCCGTCTTTAATGCGGCGGCCGTGATTCGGAGTCTTACCGGTGAAGATGTAAAAAACTACGATTTGCATGTCAATGTAGTAGGCGGCGGCAGGATCGATGGCCCTTCAGCAGGATTGGCAACGACTATGGCCATATATAGTGCCTTAAAAAAGCAGCCGCTCAAGGGTAATGTCGCAGTGACGGGAGAGATCTCCATTCAAGGCAGGGTAAGACCGGTGGGTGGTATCTATGAAAAAATATTTGGCGCTAAGCAAGCTGGCGTTCATACCGTGATTATACCTAAAGAGAACCTCGAGGAAGTGCCTTCCGGATTACGTGGAATCGAAGTAATCGCTGTCGAAAATATAGAAGAAGCAATAAAAATTGCCGCAGCGGAATAA
- the rplI gene encoding 50S ribosomal protein L9 has protein sequence MKVILKEDVKSLGKKGKVCEVSDGYARNFLIPRGLAVEATQGNVQDLAHKQRLEDKRKQKEKQEALDLCEKIKTLNLVLRVKVGEKGRLFGSVTNKEIADVLEKEYGLKLDKRKIEVKESIKGLGEFPITVKLHPEVTANLSITIEAI, from the coding sequence ATGAAAGTTATTTTAAAAGAGGATGTTAAATCTTTAGGCAAGAAAGGTAAAGTCTGTGAGGTTTCGGACGGTTATGCCCGAAATTTTCTTATTCCCCGCGGGCTGGCAGTAGAGGCAACCCAGGGAAATGTCCAGGATCTTGCCCATAAACAACGACTTGAAGATAAGCGTAAACAAAAAGAGAAGCAGGAAGCTCTTGATTTATGTGAAAAGATCAAGACGCTCAACCTTGTGTTAAGAGTTAAAGTTGGTGAAAAGGGAAGACTTTTTGGTTCAGTTACCAATAAAGAGATTGCTGACGTATTAGAAAAAGAATATGGACTAAAACTAGATAAGAGAAAGATTGAAGTCAAGGAATCAATCAAAGGGTTAGGAGAATTTCCGATTACGGTGAAACTTCATCCAGAGGTAACCGCAAACCTTTCGATTACGATTGAAGCTATATAG
- a CDS encoding DUF2232 domain-containing protein, protein MVISDKDAFRYVSRFVLVGVPILASFFSVWSWIIECIILLTFFVQTRNSGFRQTAILLGIGYVLSLIPVIPSVSIGVDSLVQIGFTPLAGLLLVLLKEKGLSTSHSIFWGLIMAMLLSAIPALPATIAALQPDMLDNAITGTLQLYKDQGLTQALAAQGMTEQQLETMLRMIIPMVFQLMPAFLAIVGMLEFGLIYIVFRFFIDKIKPKPMAYWKLPWYAVWLAIIGLSSYLGGDYLANTVLKIIGMNVMAVAAALSFVMGLVCLAYVIKKYRLSPWLVAILVIIALIMSPFILMTIVFIGLFDIAFNNRKVPEKTEGDKK, encoded by the coding sequence ATGGTTATAAGCGATAAGGATGCATTTCGCTATGTATCCCGGTTTGTTTTAGTGGGTGTGCCGATACTCGCGTCTTTTTTTTCTGTATGGAGCTGGATTATTGAATGTATCATTCTGTTGACCTTTTTTGTTCAGACAAGAAATTCAGGTTTCCGGCAGACAGCAATTTTACTGGGGATTGGCTATGTTTTATCCCTGATTCCTGTTATTCCCTCGGTCTCAATCGGTGTAGACAGTCTGGTTCAGATCGGTTTTACACCCTTGGCGGGGCTTCTTCTTGTTTTGCTTAAAGAAAAAGGGCTTTCAACCAGTCACAGTATTTTTTGGGGCCTGATAATGGCGATGCTGCTCAGCGCAATACCCGCGCTTCCGGCGACTATCGCCGCGCTCCAGCCGGATATGTTGGACAACGCGATTACGGGTACCTTACAGCTATACAAGGATCAGGGGCTGACGCAAGCTTTGGCAGCACAGGGAATGACAGAACAGCAACTCGAAACCATGTTGCGTATGATCATCCCCATGGTTTTCCAATTGATGCCGGCTTTTCTCGCTATTGTTGGTATGTTGGAATTTGGATTGATCTATATCGTCTTTAGGTTTTTTATTGACAAGATAAAACCAAAGCCAATGGCCTACTGGAAGTTGCCTTGGTATGCTGTCTGGTTGGCAATTATTGGTCTTAGTAGCTACCTTGGCGGAGACTATTTGGCGAATACCGTGCTTAAAATTATCGGGATGAATGTCATGGCAGTAGCGGCTGCGTTATCCTTCGTTATGGGATTAGTCTGCTTGGCGTATGTCATAAAAAAATACAGACTATCGCCCTGGCTTGTGGCCATTCTGGTAATTATTGCACTGATAATGTCCCCGTTTATATTAATGACTATCGTATTCATTGGTTTGTTTGATATTGCCTTTAATAATAGAAAGGTTCCCGAGAAAACGGAGGGAGATAAAAAATGA
- a CDS encoding MazG-like family protein codes for MECVSLDIVKCSKVIEELKVELLRAQYLVQQGTLNASQEHLLESMAGLVGLSYLLTRRLGYDFSRLDRVLYNQMAQWQKDDFLNLETEWGDLSLLLNYLVPEED; via the coding sequence GTGGAATGTGTGTCATTAGATATTGTTAAATGCTCCAAGGTTATAGAGGAATTGAAAGTCGAACTTCTCAGAGCGCAATATCTGGTTCAACAGGGAACCCTGAATGCGTCTCAGGAACATCTACTGGAAAGTATGGCTGGGTTAGTTGGTTTAAGTTACCTGCTAACACGCAGACTGGGTTATGATTTTTCTCGCTTAGACAGGGTACTCTATAATCAGATGGCGCAATGGCAGAAGGATGATTTTCTTAATTTGGAAACGGAATGGGGAGATTTGAGCCTATTGCTAAATTATCTCGTTCCTGAAGAAGACTGA
- the rpsR gene encoding 30S ribosomal protein S18, giving the protein MANAAVKKERGRRPRKRVCSFCVDKVESIDYKDTPKLRKYITERGKILPRRISGNCAKHQRQVTIAVKRARSIALLPYIID; this is encoded by the coding sequence GTGGCTAACGCTGCCGTTAAAAAAGAACGGGGACGCCGTCCGCGTAAAAGAGTTTGCAGCTTTTGTGTTGACAAAGTCGAAAGCATCGATTACAAAGATACACCAAAATTACGTAAATACATTACTGAAAGAGGTAAAATCTTGCCTCGCAGAATTTCCGGTAATTGCGCCAAGCATCAAAGACAAGTTACAATTGCTGTTAAACGGGCTCGCAGCATCGCGTTGCTGCCCTACATCATCGACTAG
- a CDS encoding single-stranded DNA-binding protein has product MLNRVVLIGRLTKDPELRYTPNGVAVASFTLAVDRNYKNSQGEKETDFIPCVVFRQLAELCANYLAKGKLAAVDGRIQVRSFDGQDGQKRWVTEVLGENVRFLSPKDGNGGSVSAQNDFGSFAHEVSLDDDVPF; this is encoded by the coding sequence TTGTTAAATCGTGTTGTACTTATAGGGCGATTGACGAAAGACCCTGAATTGCGCTATACGCCAAATGGTGTCGCTGTGGCATCATTTACCTTGGCTGTTGACCGAAACTATAAGAATAGTCAGGGTGAAAAAGAAACAGATTTCATTCCCTGCGTCGTTTTTCGACAGCTAGCCGAACTTTGTGCCAACTATTTGGCTAAAGGCAAACTAGCAGCTGTTGACGGCAGGATTCAGGTTCGTTCATTTGATGGTCAGGATGGGCAGAAAAGATGGGTTACAGAGGTCCTTGGGGAGAATGTACGTTTCCTAAGTCCTAAGGATGGTAACGGGGGGTCTGTTTCCGCTCAGAATGATTTTGGATCTTTTGCACATGAAGTCAGTCTTGATGACGATGTGCCATTTTGA
- the rpsF gene encoding 30S ribosomal protein S6 translates to MQAYENMYIIRPDLDEEAVKANVDKFAEVVTANGGSDLKVDVWGKRRLAYEVKKFNEGVYVLMNFNGEARTVDELERLMKISDAVIRFMTTKKE, encoded by the coding sequence ATGCAAGCGTACGAAAACATGTACATCATTCGGCCGGATCTTGATGAGGAAGCGGTAAAAGCTAACGTTGACAAGTTCGCAGAGGTTGTTACTGCCAATGGCGGTTCAGACCTCAAGGTCGATGTATGGGGCAAAAGACGCCTGGCTTACGAAGTTAAGAAGTTCAATGAGGGTGTTTATGTTCTGATGAACTTTAACGGTGAAGCGCGTACGGTTGACGAATTGGAGAGGCTGATGAAAATTTCTGATGCTGTTATCCGGTTTATGACCACAAAAAAGGAATAG
- the ychF gene encoding redox-regulated ATPase YchF: MSLYVGIVGLPNVGKSTLFNAITKAGAESANYPFCTIDPNVGIVHVPDFRLNELAKIVNPEQIVPAVVEFVDIAGLVRGASKGEGLGNQFLSHIREVDAIVHVVRCFEDDNVVHVEGKIDPERDIDTIRMELILADMEIVSRRQVKLIGMIKSGDKKAKVEADVLEKLIGKFDQGIPANMAGLDQDERDLLKTISLLTMKPVIYAANVSEDEASKGENNPYVQKVKEIADAEGAEVIPICAKIESEIAELDDEEKELFMQELGLNQSGLDRLIQSAFRLLGLMTFFTAGPKEVKAWTIRQETRAPQAAGTIHTDFEKGFIRAEVVKYEHFMENGGLNGAKEKGLFRLEGKDYIVQDGDIMHFRFNV; this comes from the coding sequence ATGTCACTGTATGTAGGTATCGTTGGCTTGCCCAATGTCGGCAAGTCAACACTTTTTAATGCAATAACTAAAGCTGGGGCTGAATCAGCAAATTATCCTTTTTGCACCATTGATCCCAATGTCGGTATCGTACACGTTCCCGACTTTCGGCTTAATGAACTCGCAAAAATTGTTAATCCTGAACAGATTGTACCGGCTGTTGTTGAATTTGTAGATATTGCCGGTTTAGTAAGAGGTGCCAGCAAAGGGGAAGGTCTGGGGAATCAGTTTCTTTCTCATATCCGGGAGGTGGATGCTATTGTTCATGTGGTTCGTTGTTTTGAAGACGATAACGTTGTTCATGTTGAAGGCAAAATCGACCCTGAGAGAGATATCGATACGATTCGTATGGAGCTTATCCTTGCCGATATGGAGATCGTATCTCGGCGCCAGGTAAAACTTATCGGAATGATCAAGTCCGGAGATAAAAAAGCAAAAGTGGAAGCAGACGTGTTGGAAAAACTCATCGGAAAGTTTGATCAGGGGATCCCTGCCAATATGGCTGGACTTGATCAAGACGAGAGAGATCTTTTAAAAACCATCAGTTTACTGACCATGAAACCGGTGATTTATGCTGCCAATGTATCAGAAGATGAGGCATCAAAGGGTGAGAATAACCCATATGTGCAAAAAGTAAAAGAAATCGCTGATGCGGAAGGGGCGGAGGTCATACCCATATGCGCTAAAATCGAGTCAGAAATTGCCGAGCTTGACGATGAGGAAAAAGAATTATTTATGCAGGAGCTCGGATTGAATCAATCAGGGCTTGACCGGCTCATCCAAAGCGCATTCCGGCTGCTCGGACTGATGACATTTTTTACAGCCGGCCCTAAGGAGGTAAAGGCCTGGACGATTCGACAGGAAACCAGAGCCCCACAGGCTGCCGGTACGATTCATACCGATTTCGAAAAAGGCTTCATCCGGGCTGAAGTAGTCAAATATGAGCATTTTATGGAAAACGGCGGTCTTAACGGAGCCAAGGAGAAAGGGCTTTTTCGCTTGGAAGGCAAAGATTATATTGTTCAAGACGGCGATATTATGCATTTTCGCTTTAATGTTTAA
- a CDS encoding DUF951 domain-containing protein has product MNLFVGDIVRLRKFHPCGNADFKIMRTGMDFRIECLKCGHQTWITRPKLERNIKEIVSHSEENP; this is encoded by the coding sequence ATGAATTTATTTGTGGGCGATATCGTCCGTTTAAGGAAATTCCATCCATGTGGCAATGCGGACTTTAAAATAATGCGTACAGGTATGGATTTTAGGATCGAATGCTTAAAATGCGGCCATCAAACGTGGATTACCCGGCCTAAACTGGAAAGGAACATCAAAGAGATTGTTTCGCATAGCGAAGAGAATCCGTGA